In Crassostrea angulata isolate pt1a10 chromosome 6, ASM2561291v2, whole genome shotgun sequence, a genomic segment contains:
- the LOC128189988 gene encoding uncharacterized protein LOC128189988: MQKHGCILFVMEVLSMLEHFCGMVGDIFFSDLTINDMEGQGTVSCQEFGLIIGNTVVQVQIRLDPERKFSYPTKRTRVYNLVDDTDSVDQIESIQDPGINNSHEMPTDITFRDHHFDTQLRKRVCGKSKEGTVLRAKFVTEGISGCSLGKSRL; this comes from the exons ATGCAAAAACATGGCTGTATTCTTTTTGTCATGGAGGTACTTTCAATGTTAGAGCATTTTTGCGGTATGGTTGGGGACATATTTTTCTCTGACCTGACCATAAATGATATGGAAGGACAGGGAACAGTTTCTTGTCAAGAGTTTGGCCTAATTATCGGAAATACAGTAGTGCAAGTTCAGATACGATTAGATCCAGAAAG GAAATTTTCTTATCCTACTAAGCGGACTAGAGTCTACAATTTGGTTGACGATACTGACTCTGTAGATCAGATCGAAAGCATTCAAGACCCCGGCATAAACAATTCGCATGAAATGCCAACAGATATTACATTCAG AGATCATCATTTTGATACACAACTTCGGAAACGCGTTTGTGGAAAGAGTAAGGAAGGAACAGTTCTGAGAGCAAAATTCGTTACAGAAGGGATCTCTGGGTGCTCGCTGGGAAAAAGCAGGTTGTGA